The DNA sequence CAGCTGTAATGGCGAcgcccatgaaagtgtgtgGGTTTTGTTGTGCCACTTTCaaagatatatagatgaaaactccagatttgcacccaaaatggctgattattttggccaatacttcactttcacatgtgccccccccccctttcggaaatcctggatccgcctctggtaTGTTTATTGCCATGACTGCTTCATGGCACGTGAATGAAATCAGTCATGCATGATACAATTAAAAAattagatgcaaatttgaattaagATATGGTCTTGCAATCCCGTTCACatatcattttgtaattagCGTAGGTGAGACATTAGTAAGTAGTGTTTACACGAGAGAGGTATGTAAAGAAGGTCACAATTACTGGCTCAAATTGTGCCGACAACACAAATAGAACAAATTACGGCAGTACTTAATACATAAATAAGTTTAACATACCTATAGAAACCGATGAAATACCAAGTCCGTTAAAAAACACATTGCTTCCATATGATGGATAAAAGTGGCGAGACTACGAGTGCTGAACATGCAGATCTGTACATAGACTCGTACGCAGTAGTAAACGCTTGGTAACACAGGCTTTTCCCTCTCCtgtctttatagacacaaatacaccCTCCGCTTCAATAATACAGCtaaagcatctcgctgaaagttttgtaacttgtccaactttaacgtagtcaaaatctttgCTTCGAAAGCATGTTTTTTATGCTCCCGAGGACTGGAAATAAggggctttttcattggttgaatatcgcaataaggaatggtaaagcgaccaatCGCATATAGAAGCCGAGACACACCTTCCAGCAAAAATACTGGCGTTGTGTACCACGGTAGGTAAACAGAGatcgaccgaccgtgggtttccgacgacgCGTGCTCAGCGGACTCACCAAAGGACATGTTTGTAGACTGAGGCATCACGTGAAATTTACATTAatctaaatttaattttaaattgtaTCCGCTCTTTAAAGACGAATGCCTACAATAGCTAAAGGTTCAAATACAATAAaacttataaaaaaaaccagaGAAGATGTGTAATACGATATTGTGTTGATGATTTAATTATAGTTGGCgacaatttcattcaaacatcAATATAAAAGTTAAAGTGATAAAAGTATACACATGAACTGGTTTGCTTTGACACTCACCTTAGTACTTcacgtttcggtagatttcatACCATATCTATCATATCTATGACAAATAAATCAGCTGCCAATATTTCTATTGGAAAACAATATCATCGTAGCATTACGTGATGACCCgtgtattttcattttgtaataaCCGTCAAGTATTGTAAATCTTCAAATTCTAAGCTTAGAACATACACCAAgttcaaaatgtttttttttttcaaagagaGAATTATTTGTCAATTACTAAAAATTATGGCTACAGAAGAAGCTTCAGCAGGTTCAGAATTTCATGTCATAAATTAATCATTGAAACTGGTAGATACAGAAATATACCTGCACATCTTAGAATATGCTCACATTGTAATTCTGGTGCTGTGGGTGATGAAATGCATTTTCTATTGTGTTGTGATAAGTTTAATTTTGAAAGACTAGAAATGTTAAAGACAATAAATGAAGAATGTTCTAATGTCAGTTGtctaccaatctaattaaaatcagacatCTTAGATctgcgccgtatactctgcatATACTATTGTAGCGAAtgtgagcgtatcttaggatctgatttttaGTTAGATTGAGTTCTCTACAAGACTTGGACAAATTTATATGGTTAATGAATAATGAAAATCCAAGAATCCTTGTGTCTGTTTCCAAATTCATAAACTTGTATTGTGACTAGTTCAGGTATGAGAGTCTACATATTATGTACAGGTATATGTATTACATGCACATTAAGGTTTTCAATCTTCTTTTTACAAATGTATGAATATTCTTGAACCCTAACTTTTGGTACGAGGTGGAACAAATCTGTTTATCTTTTTATGATTGAAAGGTGTATGCAAAtggatatagatacaataacaatatttatatttattatatactttcaatttcatcttttcttttttctttaaaagtttgcgggcatatatcacacgatatatgcccgcaaatgttccggcccgcaaacattacgtcacaatcaaatttctacgccgttaattttcaaatttttcgtatttttcatcttttactcagttaaaccgataaagttattgctaaatataaaattattgttagtttctaaatgaaattgaaagtatataataaaaaggttatagactttgtatgggaaatatgacgacctcgttttttgtcgcgaacggacctcgcaagctcagtccatctacgcgccaaaaaactcggtcgtcatattttcccatacaaagtctataacctataactATATAACAGTATGTTTCCTATGCATCATCCCTTGGTACCTTTAATTGTTGTTCAAACATATTGTACTTAATTGCAATGTTTATAATGTCTATGCCCCTAGGGGCCCATTATTTGGCAATAAACTATCTGTAAATCTTCAAATCGTCCATTAGCAGTTGGAAAATCAAGGACTTCCTGATCCGATCTGTTCTTTGGCATCatgaaattttaacatattaCGTAATCAGCGGATGTTCGTGAGGGGTACTTGTGTTCCGCTATCGTCCCATTTCCTCTTTAAGCACAAGAGAAATCGGTTGTGGTTAGCTAAGGTGTATTTGACGAGGTTTTATTACGTTAAtattatacagtgtatttgtTGGACTTTTTCAGGAAgtttcagaaataaaaacaaattaaaaagaatgGTTTCTTCCGATCTTTCGTCGTCCGTTTCCCAAACATTTTTGAAGATGCAAGTAAAAGTATGTAGACTTATGCATCACATCGTAACCAACAATATTGAGAAAGATGTAAAGTGTATGACCTTCACATTTCTAGCTACGAAACAAAGGGCAGTGGgcttatcacagcaattaaataagACCGTCGCGAAGTTACGTGTTCATCCGCACTGACGTAGTCTTTATGTTTAACTACCGACTTAGATTGCACTGAAGACAAATAAAAGCTCCCCATGGTGTGAAATGGGTAACCAATCCTATACCTATTCAAAGAAGGTGGTTACACACTATTAACTTTATTCATTTTGTGTGTTATTTCTGCAAATTCACAGAACACACACATAATTTATATTGGAATATTGatatgtatgtttgtttgttttttcagtaaatggaaaaaattaaaacatgtaaaacattttctcatttatgatttttgtatttcatgAAAGGAAGAAAAGTCCGTTAAATCCGACTCCGATATTTAAGGACGATAATCAATCATTCCGTGATAGACCTGTTCAAATTATATCGCACACAGCAGAAATTTACGACTGTTTGATGCTCTCGTTTTTTATCGTAAATTGTCGTaattttgatttgtatattCCGTTTAAATGCACAGATAAGACCGTCAGTTGACTGGGTTTACACATGGGATATTTCTCTCGCCAGACTCCTCCCTAAGACGTTATCTAAATCTACCTGCACCGTGCTGTGAGTAGATTTTCCTGACACGTGTATTTGATTAGGTAAACATACAGAAATGGAAGGCCTTTGATCACTTAGACAACATATCTGTATTACGATATCAAATCGCACATTTGTGATATTTAAACATATACCAAATCACAACTATTTGCAAGTGAAAATTCTCTAGGACCACTTAATAGGtcataaaatatatcatcaGAAATGAAAGCATACGAATCAATATGTGTAGATAACTGAgcaatataaaacaataaaatatatatgcatgtatacacTGTTAATATAAAGTATCACAATATAAATTGATTGAATTGAGCGGaacgctcgagaatttttcaaaagcaaaaaaaaaaattaaaaaaaaaaaaaaaaaatcaggatatgtttgtattttttaattttttaataaaccTGCAGCAGGGGAGGATctaggaattgcggttacggggggcgccactttatcaGGCAAGGGGTCTGGGGTCCGCCTTTGAGGCCCCAGTGGGTCCAAGGCGAAgacctggtgggggtccagggggctcAGCCCCCGCAAGCTCCTGGGttatacagattttatagggcttgaaatatgtctatTATTTCAGTCATGTGTactattttcaattatttttaataaggtgaaattaattaaatgaagcaaattttaagggtttatggaaaaaattaagttctcccaataaagtaaatcaagaaatcaaaagattttgtcatttattactccggaagtggaagaaattattgcttcttttatcgtttagtgcatttttctaaacaagataccactatttaccttaaatttgaaaattttaggggtagGGGTGCTGGCTGTGCCCCCCTTAAATTCGCCACTTAAaattaagtctattctcagtttatggtcttgggccatggagacgtcaccatcgccgatgaggggctgcaaaatttaggcctatgtgaggcgtttacggcctttgaacagggagggatctttatcgtgccacatctgctgtgacacagggtctcggtttttgtggtctcatccgaaggaccgctctaTTTAGTCGTCTttaacgacaagcaaggggtaccgaggacctccTCTAATCCGGATCCTCACAGGATTCTTTTAATATAGGACATTGGAATACATGCACCGGTAATATAAAGACACATACAGCAAATACGACAAAATGTAAATTCAGTAATACACAGGTTTCACAGCCCAATCAGGTTACACAGCACAGTCAGGTCACACAGCCCAATCAGGTTACACAGCACAGTCATGTCACGCAGCCTAGTCATGTCACACTGTCCAGTCAGGTTACGGCCCGATCAGGTTACACGGCCCAATCAGGTTACACAACCCAGTCAGGTCACACAGTCCAGTCAGGTTACATAGCCCAGTCATGTCACACAGCCCAGCCATGTCACACGGCCCAGTCATGTCACACAGCCCAGCCATGTCACACAGCCCAGTCAGGTTACACAGCCAAGTTAGGTTTAATAGCCCAGTCGGGTCACACAGCCCAGTCATGTTACACAGCCCAGTCATGTCACACAGCTCAGTCAGGTTACACAGCCAAGTTAGGTTTAATAGCCCAGTCAGGTCACACAGCCCAGTCAGGTCACACAGCCCAGTCAGATTACAAAGCCCAGTCAGGTTACATAGCCCAGTCATATTACACAGCTCAGTCATATTACACGATCCAGTCAGGTTACACGGTCCAGTCAGGTTACACGGCCCAGTCAGGTTACACAACCCAGTCAGGTTACACAGCCAAGTTAGGTTTCATAGCCCAGGCAGGTTACCCAGCCCAGGCAGGTTACACGGTCAAATCAGGTTACCCAGGCCAATCAGGTTACGGCCCAATCAGGTTACACAGCTCAATCAGGTTACACAGCCCAGTGAGGTCACACAGCCCAGTGAGGTCACACAGCCCAGTCAGTGCGATGTATCAATATGTCGAAAGACGTATATTTTAGTTGGGTTTGCATATAGCATATTTATCTTCTAAGTGTCAGTAACATCTTATGTACGTCAGAAAAATCGTTGTTTGAACGATTTACCTgtcacacacagacacatctcGTTACCTGTTCGATACAACATATTCACCACTCAATGAAGCTTCCTATTTCCTCCACAACCTGTCAAACTTCCACTTCCGTCACAAAATGCTTATGTCACTTGTAAATCAGGATTGTGGATATTTTAGAAGGAAACTGTGGTTAAGAAGTGTATAGACTAATAATGAAATCAACATGGGGTCACCAATTCAATGTAGATACAGTGAAAGGTGGAGAAACAGAGATAAATGTAACATGACACTAACACTCCAGCGTAGACAGTATGACGCTGTATGATACAGTCCTCATGacagaaacaagaggcccacaggctttatcggtcacctgagtattagttacaAGTACCACAATCCGCAAGGGCcatgaaatctataataattttcctgttctcaTATCTACACTAAATACACCAATCCACAGCCGCATCATAAACTCTGCCCACCATGGTTACGTCATAGCAACACCAGAAAAGTAAGCAATGGCGGCGACTGCAAACGGGTCGAAATAATCCCAATCGAACTTTTGTTAGATTACTTTAAAAGTGTCACCATTTCATCCCGTGTAAAGGAGTAGCGTTAATTTTTATAATTCATGGATTTGCTTTCAAATTATTTCAGTCCACTGAATAAAATGTAGAACTCATAACGAAATGTTAGACCTAACGTTAGGCTGACGATCCTTATTCAGGTTTTGTAATGCTTGTGTCATTGACGATTGTCAATGCTCTTGTCACGCAGACTGTTGAGAtttgattttcaatacatttattcaataattacatTTCTTGGTCAGTAGATTGATTAAACTTTTATTCACATATCATAATGATCAGCATTAACAAAATGTCACCTCGCTGTAAAATTGATATATCAACCACTTACAGACTAAAGACATGTTCTGAGGTACATGTAGGATATCAAAGTGAGTTCACGATTCTTCTCTTTTGAATAATTATATCTACAGTATGTACATTTATAGTAATCCAGGCTCAATAATAGAGTACAGTACTGTCTGTATTTAGCTATTCTGTAAAACACGAACAGCAACaataatacttgtatatatacatgtaggcctaacgGTATTATGAATAGTGTTGTTCAATAGACTCTCTTGAACATGTGATCATACAAGTAACAGCACTGGGATGAACTGCGAAACAATGTAAAactggcggatttagagggagATGCCCTCCTTCCTTTTTGTGACCAGAAATGAAAAAAGGAGTAGAACAGCAAAGGTATAAGATTTGACATTATACACACAAacattgattttattatgtGTAAGAGTTGACATTATACACACAAACAAGTGCATAAAGATattcattgatttaattatGTATAAAGAATAGCTAGAATAACTcataaaagtaatttaaaaagCCTCAAAACCCCGAAGTCCTCAGTCTATTTGGACCCTTTTTGACAAATCCTAG is a window from the Ostrea edulis chromosome 5, xbOstEdul1.1, whole genome shotgun sequence genome containing:
- the LOC130055040 gene encoding paternally-expressed gene 3 protein-like; the protein is MVKRPIAYRSRDTPSSKNTGVVYHGHWNTCTGNIKTHTANTTKCKFSNTQVSQPNQVTQHSQVTQPNQVTQHSHVTQPSHVTLSSQVTARSGYTAQSGYTTQSGHTVQSGYIAQSCHTAQPCHTAQSCHTAQPCHTAQSGYTAKLGLIAQSGHTAQSCYTAQSCHTAQSGYTAKLGLIAQSGHTAQSGHTAQSDYKAQSGYIAQSYYTAQSYYTIQSGYTVQSGYTAQSGYTTQSGYTAKLGFIAQAGYPAQAGYTVKSGYPGQSGYGPIRLHSSIRLHSPVRSHSPVRSHSPVSAMYQYVERRMPPKKRAATQRSPAREVGMKRNRRTPETKSKSHGYTLDGSTSPCRGAATAP